From a single Vibrio sp. BS-M-Sm-2 genomic region:
- the manA gene encoding mannose-6-phosphate isomerase, class I — protein MSLSHFSEHSFFPMENTIQNYAWGSISSIRELFGFKNESQEPQAEVWMGAHPKGCSMVKLDQHLVPLSELINKNKPAYLSTDIAQEFGELPFLFKILAAEKALSVQVHPNKRQAEIGFAREEQARIPLNAGHRNYKDSNHKPELVYAITEYQAMNGFREFDEILGLFRKLDSSELAGLVEEFGNNIDSLGLEVFFRDLLTLDDQRKHRALEQLLTYAESHQDQAEFALVTELSHQYPNDIGLFCVLLLNLITLNPGEAMYLNANTPHAYIKGTGLEIMANSDNVLRAGLTPKHIDVAELVACTEFTPIPFERLLLAPSKLGQCDSYDIPVSDFDFNIFHRPQQEEVITSGAEILMAIDDDLTLVSQKGEHLSLTKGQSVFIPAYIGHYELSSNGRVARAFN, from the coding sequence ATGTCACTCAGCCACTTCTCAGAACACTCATTTTTCCCAATGGAAAACACCATCCAAAATTATGCATGGGGGAGTATTTCTTCGATACGTGAGCTGTTTGGCTTTAAGAATGAGTCACAAGAGCCGCAAGCGGAAGTTTGGATGGGAGCGCATCCGAAGGGCTGCTCAATGGTTAAGCTTGACCAACATTTGGTACCTCTATCTGAGCTGATTAACAAGAATAAACCCGCTTATCTATCTACTGATATTGCGCAGGAGTTCGGTGAGCTACCGTTCTTGTTTAAGATCTTGGCAGCAGAAAAAGCGCTGTCTGTTCAGGTTCACCCAAACAAGCGCCAAGCTGAAATTGGCTTTGCGAGAGAAGAGCAAGCAAGAATTCCCCTAAACGCAGGGCATCGCAATTACAAAGACTCGAACCACAAACCTGAATTGGTTTACGCGATCACTGAATATCAAGCGATGAATGGCTTTCGAGAATTCGATGAAATATTAGGTCTGTTCAGAAAATTGGATTCGAGCGAGTTGGCTGGCTTGGTTGAAGAGTTTGGTAACAATATTGATTCTCTTGGCTTAGAAGTGTTTTTCCGTGATCTGCTAACTCTAGATGACCAACGTAAACACCGAGCATTAGAGCAACTTCTGACTTACGCAGAGTCTCATCAAGACCAAGCTGAGTTTGCTTTGGTTACTGAGCTTAGCCATCAGTACCCGAACGATATTGGTTTGTTTTGTGTTCTGCTTCTTAACTTGATCACACTAAACCCGGGTGAAGCGATGTATTTGAATGCGAACACTCCGCATGCTTACATTAAGGGAACTGGGCTCGAGATTATGGCAAATTCAGACAACGTGTTGCGAGCAGGTTTAACGCCAAAACACATTGATGTGGCTGAGTTAGTTGCGTGTACAGAGTTTACGCCAATCCCGTTCGAACGCTTGTTGTTAGCGCCCTCAAAACTGGGTCAATGTGATAGTTATGATATTCCTGTCAGTGATTTTGATTTCAATATCTTTCATCGCCCTCAGCAAGAAGAAGTGATCACAAGCGGTGCTGAAATTTTAATGGCAATCGATGATGATCTAACGCTAGTGAGTCAGAAAGGCGAGCATTTAAGCCTTACTAAAGGGCAATCGGTATTTATCCCGGCTTATATTGGTCATTACGAATTGAGCAGTAATGGCCGTGTTGCCAGAGCGTTTAATTAA
- a CDS encoding MFS transporter, with protein sequence MFGFLRSTTSNTHALTDDEVNQSYRYWRLHIMIGMYVGYAGFYFTRKTFNYAAPAMITDLGLDKGDIGLIGTLFYLSYGLSKFISGTISDRSNPRYFMGLGLIATGLINIAFGFSSSLAVFILLWVLNAWFQGWGWPSCSKLLTTWYSRSERGFRWAIWNTAHNVGGALIPILVGYLTLQFSWRAGFIWPGVIGVFIGLIVCWRLRDKPTTMGLPTVGKWRNDHLELAQESHGQGLSYREILKTYVFSNKYIWLLAFSYVLVYIVRTAVNDWGNLYLTEEHDYSLINANAALSLFEIGGFVGSLVAGWGSDRLFGGNRGPMNILFAIGIFLSVSALWLMPLTNFVFQAAGLFCVGFFVFGPQMLIGMAAAECSHKDSAGAATGFVGLFAYMGAALSGYPLALVLETYGWSGFFITISTCAAVIGLLLLPFLQAQSPQKSAEVCSGF encoded by the coding sequence ATGTTTGGATTTCTGCGCTCAACAACGTCAAATACTCATGCTCTAACAGATGATGAAGTCAACCAGAGTTATCGCTACTGGCGTCTCCACATCATGATAGGAATGTATGTCGGCTATGCGGGTTTTTACTTCACTCGTAAAACCTTTAATTATGCCGCGCCCGCAATGATCACTGACCTTGGCTTAGACAAAGGTGATATCGGCTTAATTGGCACGCTCTTTTATCTTTCTTATGGTTTATCGAAATTTATTTCAGGCACGATATCGGATCGCTCAAACCCGCGCTATTTCATGGGGCTTGGCTTAATCGCGACAGGCTTGATCAATATAGCGTTTGGCTTTTCTAGTTCTTTGGCGGTTTTTATCTTGCTTTGGGTGCTCAATGCATGGTTCCAAGGTTGGGGCTGGCCATCGTGTTCTAAGTTATTGACGACTTGGTATTCTCGCTCCGAAAGAGGCTTTCGCTGGGCAATCTGGAATACAGCACATAACGTGGGTGGGGCGCTAATTCCTATTCTTGTGGGTTATCTGACGCTGCAATTCAGTTGGCGAGCGGGGTTTATTTGGCCGGGTGTGATTGGCGTTTTTATTGGTCTGATTGTTTGTTGGCGTTTGCGTGATAAGCCCACCACCATGGGACTTCCGACGGTAGGAAAGTGGCGCAATGACCATCTAGAGTTGGCACAAGAGAGCCACGGGCAAGGGTTAAGCTATCGAGAAATCCTGAAAACCTACGTGTTCAGCAACAAGTATATTTGGTTGCTCGCCTTTAGTTATGTGTTGGTTTACATCGTAAGAACGGCGGTTAACGACTGGGGTAATTTATACTTAACCGAAGAGCACGATTACAGTTTGATCAATGCGAACGCAGCTTTGTCTCTGTTTGAGATTGGTGGCTTTGTTGGGTCACTTGTTGCTGGGTGGGGATCGGATAGGCTGTTTGGTGGCAACCGCGGTCCAATGAACATCCTGTTTGCGATTGGTATCTTCCTCTCGGTATCCGCTTTATGGCTTATGCCTTTAACCAACTTTGTGTTTCAAGCTGCTGGGCTATTTTGCGTTGGCTTTTTTGTTTTTGGTCCTCAAATGCTTATTGGCATGGCGGCGGCAGAATGCTCGCACAAAGACTCTGCTGGGGCGGCGACAGGCTTTGTTGGCTTGTTTGCTTACATGGGTGCAGCACTCTCGGGTTATCCATTAGCGCTCGTTCTAGAAACTTATGGCTGGAGTGGATTCTTCATTACCATCTCTACTTGTGCTGCGGTCATCGGTTTACTGCTACTCCCTTTTCTACAAGCTCAATCACCTCAGAAAAGTGCAGAGGTTTGCTCTGGCTTTTAA
- the uhpB gene encoding signal transduction histidine-protein kinase/phosphatase UhpB, translating into MRSYLATSLCGVFMAGCAWFCLWVIAFYFINDPELAILLFPFSLRLGMTLHTRTHYWPAIYIAEWGLAIALALLLDEPQWLTILIASGLSIPATLIAKRYYSGDQNRHLLVMASLIMVTAFINVAVVGSHVPAVYMVWLVSITGGLMLVPMCYLVWNYLFQNKWAPLSSYLINNVVEFKIRHIALYSVLLVASILIQTSLPDELRRFAPFCMAIPIILLAVRYGWQGALLATLLNSVALIAAHSGTSKLEITDLLLSLSAQTITGILLGLAVQKQKDLNLKLRNELSRNQNLSRQLVTAEESVRRDIARELHDEIGQNITAIRTQASIIKRVDAAEMSVRCAGTIESLSLNVYDTTKRLLTKLRPKMLDDLDLKDSVEQLIREMEFSDHGVDIQLNWQGDYSCLSDTLKVTLFRLCQESLNNAHKYAQASAIRIELILDEQAYLQITDNGVGFTAQDLLKGMGVRGMQERVQALGGKMTINANGSSSGTNISVTLPKV; encoded by the coding sequence ATGCGTTCTTACCTAGCCACCTCCCTGTGTGGGGTTTTTATGGCTGGCTGTGCATGGTTCTGTTTATGGGTTATTGCCTTCTATTTCATTAATGACCCTGAGTTAGCCATTCTGCTTTTCCCGTTTTCACTTCGACTGGGAATGACGCTGCACACTCGCACCCACTATTGGCCTGCCATCTATATTGCAGAGTGGGGGCTCGCGATTGCTTTAGCTCTACTGCTTGATGAACCTCAATGGCTGACGATACTCATCGCCAGTGGATTGAGTATTCCTGCTACGCTAATTGCCAAGCGTTATTATTCTGGTGACCAGAATCGTCACTTGTTAGTGATGGCGAGCTTAATCATGGTCACAGCATTCATTAACGTTGCCGTGGTGGGTTCTCATGTTCCGGCTGTTTACATGGTGTGGTTGGTGAGTATCACCGGCGGACTGATGTTGGTACCGATGTGTTATCTAGTCTGGAACTACCTATTCCAAAACAAGTGGGCGCCACTGAGCTCTTACTTAATCAACAATGTCGTTGAGTTCAAAATCCGTCACATCGCTTTATACAGCGTCTTGTTGGTCGCCAGTATTTTGATACAAACCAGTTTGCCTGATGAGCTAAGACGCTTCGCCCCGTTCTGTATGGCGATCCCTATTATCTTGCTCGCGGTTCGTTACGGGTGGCAAGGTGCTTTGTTAGCGACCCTGTTAAACAGTGTCGCATTGATTGCTGCTCACAGTGGAACATCTAAACTCGAAATTACCGACTTACTCTTGTCTCTATCTGCTCAAACCATCACAGGTATATTGCTTGGTTTAGCGGTTCAAAAGCAGAAAGATCTTAATTTGAAATTGCGGAACGAACTCTCAAGAAATCAAAACCTTTCTCGTCAGTTAGTGACGGCTGAAGAGTCGGTTCGTCGTGATATTGCGCGTGAGTTACATGATGAAATTGGCCAAAACATCACGGCTATTCGCACGCAGGCAAGCATTATTAAACGCGTCGATGCGGCTGAGATGAGTGTTCGCTGTGCGGGTACGATTGAGTCATTGTCTTTGAATGTTTATGACACCACCAAACGTCTACTTACAAAACTAAGACCTAAAATGTTGGACGATCTTGATCTAAAAGATTCCGTGGAACAGCTTATTCGGGAGATGGAGTTTTCGGACCATGGCGTTGATATCCAGTTAAATTGGCAAGGTGATTATTCATGTTTGAGTGACACGCTCAAGGTCACTCTCTTCCGACTGTGTCAAGAATCTTTAAACAATGCCCATAAATATGCTCAAGCGAGCGCAATTAGAATTGAACTGATTTTAGATGAGCAGGCTTACCTTCAAATCACAGACAATGGCGTTGGTTTTACAGCGCAAGATCTTCTTAAAGGAATGGGGGTTCGCGGTATGCAAGAGCGTGTTCAGGCGCTCGGCGGCAAGATGACAATCAACGCTAATGGCTCATCTTCGGGTACCAATATCAGCGTTACATTACCTAAAGTGTGA
- the uhpA gene encoding transcriptional regulator UhpA, which produces MINVALVDDHVIVRSGFAQLLSLEADITVVGEFNSAAEARLGLPSCHPDVVILDISMQDESGLSLLEEIPSGIASIMLSVHDSPAMVEKSLELGAKGYLSKRCSPDELIQAVHTSANGGCYLTPDIAIKLATPMKNKASLNQLTRRESEVCQLLATGLDVKSIAVELGVSHKTVHVHRANAMDKLNVKNNVELAKLFTQDQY; this is translated from the coding sequence ATGATTAATGTTGCGCTTGTTGATGACCACGTCATTGTTCGATCTGGCTTTGCTCAATTACTCAGTCTTGAAGCTGATATTACGGTCGTGGGTGAATTCAACTCTGCGGCAGAAGCGCGCCTAGGATTGCCAAGCTGTCACCCTGATGTCGTGATCTTGGATATCTCAATGCAGGACGAAAGTGGCCTGAGCTTATTGGAAGAGATTCCATCTGGCATTGCCAGCATCATGTTGAGCGTTCATGACTCTCCGGCGATGGTTGAGAAGTCATTAGAGTTAGGAGCCAAAGGTTATCTCAGCAAGCGCTGTAGCCCTGATGAGTTAATCCAAGCCGTACACACGAGCGCAAATGGTGGCTGTTATCTCACGCCTGATATCGCCATAAAGCTTGCGACACCCATGAAGAATAAAGCCTCTTTAAATCAGCTCACCCGCAGAGAAAGCGAAGTGTGTCAGTTATTGGCAACAGGGCTCGATGTAAAATCTATCGCCGTAGAGCTAGGGGTTAGCCATAAAACGGTGCATGTACACCGTGCCAATGCGATGGACAAACTCAATGTTAAGAATAACGTCGAGTTAGCGAAACTGTTTACACAAGACCAGTACTAA
- the uhpT gene encoding hexose-6-phosphate:phosphate antiporter has protein sequence MLKFLDQVRKPTLDLPVETRRKMWFKPFLQSYLVVFIGYLTMYLIRKNFNVAQNDMISTYGLSMTDLGLIGLGFSITYGIGKTVVSYYADGKNTKQFLPFMLVLSGIAMLGFSFSMGGGSASLFLMVAFYALSGFFQSTGGPSSYSTITKWTPRNKRGSYLGLWNMSHNVGGAGAAGVALFGANYLFDGNVIGMFVFPSIIAIVVGFIGMRFGNDSPEAYGLGTVEELFDEEVSEEDTAAEENQMTKKEIFVEYILKNKVIWLLCFANIFLYIVRIGIDQWSTVYAYQELGLSKETAISGFTLFEVGALVGTLMWGYLSDLANGRRALVACVSLGLIIVSLEFYQHATSEFMYLASLFVLGFLVFGPQLLIGVAAVGFVPKKAISVADGVKGTFAYLIGDSFAKLGLGMIADGTPIFGLTGWKGTFAALDTSAAICIVLLLFVAVAEEKKIRHAKKMHLAAQNA, from the coding sequence ATGTTAAAGTTCCTAGATCAGGTTCGAAAACCGACGCTGGATCTTCCGGTCGAAACTAGAAGAAAAATGTGGTTTAAACCATTCCTACAATCTTACCTAGTCGTGTTCATTGGTTATCTAACCATGTATTTGATCCGTAAGAACTTCAATGTCGCGCAAAACGACATGATTTCTACTTATGGATTATCGATGACGGATCTAGGTCTTATCGGTCTGGGTTTCTCTATCACTTACGGTATCGGTAAAACTGTCGTTTCCTATTATGCCGATGGTAAAAACACCAAGCAGTTCCTACCATTCATGCTTGTCCTTTCTGGTATCGCTATGCTGGGCTTTAGCTTCAGTATGGGCGGTGGCAGTGCTAGCTTATTCTTGATGGTGGCCTTCTATGCGTTGAGTGGTTTCTTCCAAAGTACCGGCGGTCCTTCAAGCTACTCAACCATCACTAAATGGACGCCTCGTAACAAGCGTGGTTCTTATTTAGGCCTTTGGAATATGTCACACAACGTGGGTGGCGCAGGTGCCGCTGGTGTGGCTCTGTTCGGCGCTAACTACCTATTCGATGGCAACGTGATCGGTATGTTCGTGTTCCCATCCATCATCGCGATTGTGGTTGGCTTTATTGGTATGCGCTTTGGTAATGATTCTCCAGAAGCCTACGGTCTAGGTACGGTTGAAGAGTTGTTTGATGAAGAAGTCAGCGAAGAAGATACGGCTGCTGAAGAAAATCAAATGACTAAGAAAGAGATCTTTGTTGAATACATCCTGAAAAACAAAGTGATCTGGTTGCTCTGCTTCGCGAATATCTTCTTATACATTGTTCGTATCGGTATCGATCAATGGTCTACCGTTTATGCGTATCAAGAGCTAGGTCTATCAAAAGAAACCGCGATTTCAGGTTTCACACTGTTTGAAGTTGGCGCACTGGTCGGCACGCTAATGTGGGGCTATTTATCAGACCTTGCGAATGGACGCCGTGCTTTAGTTGCTTGTGTCTCGCTTGGCCTGATTATCGTTTCGCTAGAGTTCTACCAGCATGCAACGAGTGAGTTCATGTACCTAGCGTCACTGTTTGTGCTTGGTTTCCTAGTATTTGGTCCTCAGTTGCTGATTGGTGTTGCTGCGGTAGGTTTCGTGCCGAAGAAAGCAATCAGTGTTGCGGATGGCGTGAAAGGCACATTTGCTTACTTAATTGGTGATAGCTTTGCCAAACTTGGCCTAGGTATGATTGCGGATGGAACGCCTATTTTCGGCTTAACGGGTTGGAAAGGAACGTTTGCTGCACTCGATACTTCAGCGGCTATTTGTATCGTATTGCTGCTATTCGTTGCGGTTGCCGAAGAGAAGAAGATTCGCCACGCTAAGAAAATGCATTTAGCGGCTCAAAACGCGTAG
- a CDS encoding DUF1840 domain-containing protein: protein MLITFSCKAHASVTMFGEVGLQFIKMLGHSGTIPGAMDASEVPQALDNLRAAIAAEQSKPVEQENTDDDNEEEVVEAPVNIGSRAFPLVELLKAAIKDECEVMWEDGSGKRL, encoded by the coding sequence ATGTTAATTACTTTTAGTTGCAAGGCTCATGCTAGCGTCACGATGTTTGGTGAAGTCGGTCTTCAGTTCATCAAGATGCTTGGGCACAGCGGCACTATCCCTGGCGCTATGGATGCTTCAGAGGTTCCTCAAGCTCTGGATAATTTACGTGCTGCGATCGCAGCAGAGCAGAGTAAACCTGTAGAGCAAGAGAATACTGATGACGACAATGAAGAAGAGGTTGTTGAAGCGCCTGTTAATATTGGTAGCCGAGCGTTCCCACTGGTTGAATTATTAAAGGCCGCCATCAAGGATGAGTGCGAAGTGATGTGGGAAGACGGTAGCGGCAAGCGACTATAG
- a CDS encoding diguanylate cyclase yields MADIRSTRKQKIVHSFSLAAAALFTFYTWAYFQGQHYTLSIFELCFALIAISNAFYVKKVINPEYSELILSGVLLVQGIILFLYSYAIPDRILWLYPILAAVIFINDFRIGIILSTSFCLFISTLITAMPNNFSLPFNSTHRFVLSLFTMSLVCHTSAYYYTQAVSYIQRLYKEGIEDLAYRDQLTGLANRWSFERWAAEKLATVDSERSLTALVFLDIDDFKGINDSYGHDVGDSVLQHFANRLSNNIRTRDRKNHEYDYSIARFAGDEFVLMLYDIPTRKDLDGILDRICGLFESGCQTNERIKELTLSVGVSLYPQDATELHELTRCADKAMYVAKHSGKNRYAYYHDNPVSTLIEELPTSLSCSESNSSELVDCLETKVEGNNVTLLKTRQR; encoded by the coding sequence ATGGCGGACATACGATCCACTCGCAAGCAAAAAATTGTCCACTCCTTTTCACTGGCTGCCGCTGCGTTATTCACATTCTACACTTGGGCTTACTTCCAAGGTCAGCATTACACGCTGTCAATTTTCGAACTGTGTTTTGCACTTATTGCTATCTCCAATGCATTTTACGTAAAAAAAGTTATTAATCCTGAATATTCAGAATTGATCCTGAGCGGAGTCCTTCTAGTTCAAGGCATCATCCTATTTTTGTACAGTTATGCTATTCCCGATCGGATACTTTGGCTCTACCCGATTCTGGCGGCAGTCATTTTCATTAACGATTTCAGAATTGGCATTATCTTAAGCACCTCGTTTTGCCTGTTTATCAGTACCTTGATTACAGCAATGCCCAACAACTTCTCTTTGCCATTTAACAGTACACACAGATTTGTTCTTAGCTTATTTACCATGAGTTTGGTTTGCCATACATCCGCTTACTATTACACACAAGCAGTGAGCTATATTCAGCGCTTGTACAAAGAAGGGATTGAAGACTTAGCCTATAGAGACCAACTCACAGGCTTGGCAAACCGTTGGAGCTTTGAGCGCTGGGCGGCTGAAAAACTTGCGACAGTCGATAGTGAGCGATCACTTACGGCACTGGTCTTTTTGGATATTGATGACTTTAAAGGCATTAATGACAGCTACGGGCACGACGTCGGAGACAGTGTCTTGCAGCATTTTGCCAATCGCTTGAGCAACAACATTCGAACCAGAGACAGAAAAAACCATGAATACGATTATTCCATCGCGCGCTTTGCTGGAGACGAGTTTGTTCTGATGCTCTACGATATTCCAACTCGAAAAGACCTCGACGGTATTCTCGATAGAATATGTGGTTTATTTGAGAGCGGTTGCCAGACAAACGAAAGAATAAAAGAACTGACACTCAGTGTGGGGGTGTCTTTATACCCACAAGATGCGACAGAATTGCATGAGTTAACAAGATGTGCCGACAAAGCCATGTACGTGGCCAAGCATTCAGGAAAAAACCGATATGCTTATTATCACGACAACCCAGTCTCTACATTGATAGAAGAATTACCGACGAGTCTATCTTGCTCAGAATCGAATTCTTCTGAACTTGTAGATTGTCTTGAAACGAAAGTGGAAGGGAACAATGTAACGCTGTTAAAAACACGTCAACGTTAG
- a CDS encoding pirin family protein, with protein sequence MTNVRAVDHVITAHATSDGDGVKIQRLAGFNNARFSPFLMIDELKSDESKDYVGGFPPHPHRGIETLTYMLQGHFQHKDHMGNVGELRSGGAQWMAAGRGVIHSEMPMMEEGALHGFQIWINQPATHKMQPAQYHDFQSESIVEHQSEQSGLLRMIAGGFELHNQTDDDSEALRAQGPLQKTGVPLSVADWRSHSGQKVTLGTNVNHNAMTYVYRGSIKIGDKVINQGQLAQLTKADLLSLGSLEDSGVLIFSGEPINEPVVHYGPFVMNSMEEIEQTIQDYNNGVFETY encoded by the coding sequence ATGACGAATGTAAGAGCAGTAGATCATGTGATTACAGCACATGCCACCTCCGACGGTGATGGCGTCAAAATCCAAAGACTCGCTGGTTTTAACAACGCACGTTTCTCTCCATTTTTGATGATTGATGAACTTAAATCGGATGAAAGCAAAGACTATGTTGGCGGCTTTCCTCCACATCCTCACCGTGGGATAGAAACGCTCACTTACATGCTGCAAGGTCACTTCCAACACAAAGACCATATGGGGAATGTTGGAGAACTGCGCAGCGGTGGCGCGCAGTGGATGGCTGCAGGTCGTGGTGTCATTCACAGTGAAATGCCAATGATGGAAGAAGGCGCGCTGCATGGTTTCCAGATTTGGATAAACCAACCTGCGACACACAAAATGCAGCCGGCGCAATATCACGACTTCCAAAGTGAAAGCATTGTGGAACATCAAAGTGAACAAAGTGGTTTGTTAAGAATGATTGCCGGAGGGTTTGAGCTGCACAACCAAACCGACGATGATTCAGAGGCTTTACGAGCTCAAGGCCCATTACAGAAAACAGGTGTGCCATTAAGCGTTGCGGATTGGCGCTCTCATTCTGGGCAAAAAGTCACGTTAGGGACTAATGTTAATCACAATGCCATGACTTACGTGTACCGAGGCAGTATTAAGATCGGCGACAAAGTCATCAACCAAGGTCAACTTGCCCAACTCACCAAAGCTGACTTGCTGTCTTTGGGTAGCTTAGAAGATTCAGGGGTACTGATTTTTTCTGGTGAACCGATTAATGAACCTGTTGTGCACTATGGTCCGTTTGTCATGAACTCGATGGAAGAGATTGAACAAACAATTCAAGACTACAACAACGGTGTGTTTGAGACTTACTGA
- a CDS encoding pyrimidine/purine nucleoside phosphorylase — protein sequence MIKENTYFEGGVKSLAFNQSGADVSVGVMAAGEYTFGTAAPEKMTVVKGALIVKRVGDDDWTTYQSGESFDVAGDSSFDLQVKEATAYLCEYL from the coding sequence ATGATTAAAGAAAACACATACTTTGAAGGTGGCGTTAAGTCGTTAGCGTTTAACCAGTCTGGTGCTGATGTGAGTGTTGGTGTAATGGCGGCTGGTGAGTACACGTTCGGTACTGCGGCTCCAGAAAAGATGACCGTTGTTAAAGGTGCTTTGATTGTAAAGCGTGTTGGTGATGATGACTGGACGACATACCAATCTGGTGAGTCTTTTGACGTTGCGGGTGACTCTTCATTCGACCTACAGGTAAAAGAAGCGACTGCTTACCTATGTGAGTACTTGTAA
- a CDS encoding DUF2850 domain-containing protein, whose translation MVKKPTKSRDLFANSLLYGFLLVGFMVALTAGYFAYQAHQQSVSPSNVYGTWVEIAAPPYNTDILTLSDKGVMMNHRLIATSFDFDGKIVTINTGSGPTVYTISGTYDSPRLKRLMPSVPSQQFIKEGFEDTATGDTHSVMQQRRASLAEQFKK comes from the coding sequence ATGGTAAAAAAGCCGACTAAAAGCAGAGATCTATTTGCCAACTCGTTACTCTACGGCTTCCTATTAGTTGGCTTTATGGTTGCCCTCACCGCCGGCTATTTTGCTTACCAAGCCCACCAACAATCTGTCAGCCCAAGCAACGTCTATGGCACATGGGTAGAGATTGCGGCGCCACCTTACAACACCGATATCCTTACACTTTCAGATAAAGGTGTAATGATGAATCATCGCCTCATTGCTACCTCGTTTGACTTTGATGGCAAAATTGTCACAATCAATACAGGTTCCGGACCAACGGTTTACACCATCAGTGGCACTTATGATTCACCTCGCTTAAAGCGACTGATGCCAAGTGTGCCCTCTCAGCAATTCATCAAAGAAGGCTTCGAAGATACCGCGACGGGTGATACCCACAGTGTAATGCAACAAAGACGCGCTTCCTTAGCTGAGCAGTTCAAAAAATAA